ATCCATAAACAAAAGCATCCATTTTCATGACTGTATCCACCGCAAGCTTTACTCCAGACATAAAGGAGCTTCGATTGTAAGAATCATGGCGTATCGTCAATGTTTGTCCATCAGCGCCAAATAACACTTGCTGGTGGGCAATCAGTCCAGGCAGCCTGACAGAGTGAATATGCATTCCTTCATAATCCGCACCGCGTGCACCCTGAATAGTTTCCTTTTCGTCAGCATGGCCCTGTTTTTTAGGATCACGAACATCCGATATCATTTGGGCCGTTTTTACGGCTGTACCTGATGGCGCATCCAGCTTCTGATCATGGTGCAGTTCAATTATTTCTACATCATTGAAGTATTTTGCGGCCATTTGTGAAAATTTCATCATCAGCACTGCCCCGACTGCAAAGTTTGGAGCAATGATACAGCCTGTTTCCTGTTCAGCGCACAGCTGTTCAAGTTCTTCAAGGTCCTCTTTGCTGAACCCTGTTGTTCCTACTACTGGTCGAACTTTATATTTCAAAGCAGTCCTTGTGTGAAACATGCCGACTTCAGGTGTCGTCAGATCGATCAATACATCCGGCTCCACTTCCTGGAGACATTTCTCAAAATCCGTATATATTAGGGCATCACTCTCAGGAAAACCGTCAAGGTCCCCAATTTTCTTTCCTTCATATTTTCTGTCAACAACTCCTGAGAGTTCATATTCTTCTGTTCCCAGTACGAGATTGACAGCCTCTTTTCCCATTCTTCCACGTGGTCCTGCAATGACTATTTTTACTTTTTCCATCATTCCTGTCTCCTTTAACTGTCTTTTCTCGTCCAGCGGTCTTTGTCTCTTGTATTGAACTTTTTCATGACAATGTTATGTGCTTCTTCCAGGTCTATATTCAATGAGTTGGCAAAACAAATCATAACAAATAGCATATCTCCCAACTCTTCCTCAATTGTCTTTTCTTTTTCATCGTTTTTCTTCGGCTTCTCGCCATAATAGTGGTTTACCTCGCGAGCCAGCTCCCCGAGCTCCTCGGTCATGCGAGCAGTCAAAGCTAGCGGACTGAAGTAACCCTCTTTAAACTGGCTAATATAAGCATCCACTTCCTGCTGGAGTTCTTTCATCGTTTTATTTTCACTCAAGAAACTCACCCAACCTTTAATATGTATGATGAACGTTATCTATATCGATGTTAGCTTAATGAAGGTGCTTTGACAAATATTTTTATTTCAAACTATTTATGGGCATAAAAGCAATATAGCTTAATATCACGATGTAAAGCCGAAACGTTACGGGAGAAGAATCATGGAAAATTCCGACTCTTCCAGTCCCTCCTGTAAAAGATTGCCCTTGTTGGTTATATTTTATATAATATAAGCGCTTTACAAGGTAAGTTTAGTCGTACTATTTGGGAGGAATTCAACGTGCTCAACGGCTTAAGAATCAAAAACATCTTTTTCATTTTGCTTGGTGCGGCTATTTTTTCATTTGGCCTCGTCCATTTCAAT
The window above is part of the Mesobacillus jeotgali genome. Proteins encoded here:
- the dapB gene encoding 4-hydroxy-tetrahydrodipicolinate reductase — its product is MEKVKIVIAGPRGRMGKEAVNLVLGTEEYELSGVVDRKYEGKKIGDLDGFPESDALIYTDFEKCLQEVEPDVLIDLTTPEVGMFHTRTALKYKVRPVVGTTGFSKEDLEELEQLCAEQETGCIIAPNFAVGAVLMMKFSQMAAKYFNDVEIIELHHDQKLDAPSGTAVKTAQMISDVRDPKKQGHADEKETIQGARGADYEGMHIHSVRLPGLIAHQQVLFGADGQTLTIRHDSYNRSSFMSGVKLAVDTVMKMDAFVYGLENIIE
- a CDS encoding nucleotide pyrophosphohydrolase; protein product: MKELQQEVDAYISQFKEGYFSPLALTARMTEELGELAREVNHYYGEKPKKNDEKEKTIEEELGDMLFVMICFANSLNIDLEEAHNIVMKKFNTRDKDRWTRKDS